From one Paenibacillus sp. FSL K6-1330 genomic stretch:
- a CDS encoding dynamin family protein, which translates to MAEHEIGYSVTELTRVRDRFLEWNDESSSALTEDLIRKGTGGELTLAFCGHFSAGKSSMINALCGKKVLPSGPIPTSANVVTIRSGEPRALIHRSAGEPGEPITVTIDELAEYCKEGREYSAIEVWDDVPLLGEDGVLMDTPGVDSTDDGHRLATHSALHMADIVFYVMDYNHVQSESNLMFAKSLSDWGKPLYLIVNQIDKHRDDELTLSSYLNDVKKAFVQWKITYKGLLCTSLKVQDHPYNQWETLKALIGELISHKEPLLRYSVSCSIRHAADQHVEAYTRSHQEEKERLLEEMGGEEAAAAMKARLQELEEQKRSAQLLPESVRTELRKEADALLANANLTPADVRDLSLSFLESRKSGFKVGFLFTGGKTEEERRRRLESFHHRLEEQTASQIDWHLRSLFRKSVEQHTEWSSEWESLMDAELPGVREDMITRTVNPEATVSGEYVLNYNRELAEEIKGSYRRAVLVLADRLKAVLTDAATVRLQELERQRAELLAQSAASASYDSLQQAEAARAAELAQLLPPRTSLTPGLLPEVREPEGQPAQAAAQGGAPAAQPGQGRTAPRPAAAQAAAPQRRQRLDAAAAELRAAAALLAPHPALVSAARDLTARADALAGGSFTLALFGAFSAGKSSFANALLGESVLPVSPHPTTAAVNRILAPAEGKSHGTAAVRMKSRDMWWEDLKYSFSVLGLQEPNPGNWRSVAEELNPAGIHPAGLPHYGFLKAAAAGFDVMESKLGTTETVELVEYRGYVADETKSCFVDGIDLYYSCPMTEQGIVLVDTPGADSLHARHTGVTFNYIKNADAIVYVTYYNHAFSKADRQFLSQLGRVKDSFALDKMFFIVNAADLAQSEEELDEVVKHVRTNLTSSGVGSPHIFPVSSLAALDSKLYGDETKLKESGFPVFEGALSRFAVEELPRLSERAGYDELASVRDRIRAWADMAAQDETTRERKIVEMEEVHQQALSRLAALTEINMSRDIAQESSELLFHVRQRLDYAMNRFFQESFNPSVLREDAGHLKSAFAACGRDLMRTLSLELDQELWATTLRLEMAGRKLTEEAALKAAADINGMGEGLSLAIRRDKDWSPPELEETELQIQGDWLSFWPTFKNPKHFFEGSGSSKLREAAEPKVKEAVASVVSIREEQLTDHYVRMSERSLQHHGSVLEEQLKESMAAILGSLQDGQSPLMWSKLADELDVMIQAAR; encoded by the coding sequence ATGGCTGAGCATGAAATCGGATACAGTGTGACGGAACTAACCAGAGTTCGAGATCGTTTCTTGGAGTGGAATGACGAATCTTCCTCCGCTTTGACTGAGGATTTAATACGCAAGGGTACAGGCGGCGAGCTAACGCTGGCTTTCTGCGGGCATTTTTCCGCCGGGAAGTCGAGCATGATTAATGCGCTTTGCGGCAAAAAGGTGCTGCCTTCAGGTCCGATACCGACGAGCGCGAATGTGGTTACGATCCGAAGCGGTGAGCCGCGGGCGTTGATTCACCGATCTGCTGGGGAGCCTGGTGAGCCCATAACGGTAACGATTGACGAACTTGCCGAATACTGCAAGGAGGGCCGGGAGTATTCCGCGATTGAAGTGTGGGATGATGTGCCGCTGCTTGGCGAAGATGGCGTCTTGATGGATACCCCCGGGGTCGATTCAACGGATGACGGGCACCGGCTTGCCACGCATTCCGCCCTGCATATGGCTGACATCGTTTTTTACGTCATGGATTATAATCATGTACAGTCGGAGAGTAATCTGATGTTTGCCAAGAGCTTGTCGGATTGGGGGAAACCGCTGTACCTGATCGTCAATCAGATTGACAAGCATCGTGATGATGAATTAACGTTGTCTTCTTATCTAAACGACGTGAAGAAGGCGTTCGTCCAGTGGAAGATCACATATAAAGGGCTGTTATGCACTTCGCTTAAAGTTCAGGACCATCCCTATAACCAATGGGAAACGCTGAAGGCTTTGATCGGTGAGTTGATATCCCATAAGGAACCGTTGCTGCGCTACAGCGTATCCTGCTCTATTCGCCATGCTGCTGATCAGCATGTGGAAGCCTATACCCGCAGCCATCAGGAAGAGAAGGAGCGGCTGCTGGAGGAAATGGGTGGCGAGGAGGCAGCTGCGGCGATGAAAGCACGGCTGCAGGAGCTGGAGGAGCAAAAAAGATCCGCCCAGCTGCTGCCGGAATCCGTTCGGACGGAACTCCGCAAAGAAGCGGATGCCCTTCTGGCAAATGCCAATTTGACGCCGGCGGATGTTCGGGATTTAAGTCTCTCCTTTCTGGAAAGCCGCAAGAGTGGTTTTAAAGTCGGATTTCTGTTCACAGGCGGCAAGACGGAGGAGGAGCGTCGGCGTCGTCTGGAGTCATTCCATCATCGATTGGAGGAACAGACCGCATCGCAGATCGATTGGCATCTGCGTTCGCTGTTCCGTAAAAGCGTGGAGCAGCATACGGAGTGGAGTTCCGAGTGGGAGAGTTTGATGGACGCTGAACTTCCCGGTGTGCGGGAGGATATGATTACGCGGACCGTGAATCCGGAAGCGACAGTGTCCGGAGAATATGTATTGAACTATAACCGGGAGCTGGCCGAGGAAATCAAGGGCAGCTACCGCCGGGCCGTGTTGGTGCTTGCCGACCGGCTGAAGGCGGTATTGACGGACGCTGCGACTGTCCGTTTGCAGGAACTGGAGCGCCAGCGCGCCGAGCTCTTGGCGCAATCCGCGGCTTCCGCCAGCTACGATAGCCTGCAGCAGGCGGAAGCCGCCCGCGCGGCCGAGCTGGCGCAGCTGCTCCCGCCGCGCACCTCCCTCACCCCCGGCCTCCTGCCGGAGGTGAGGGAGCCGGAAGGGCAGCCCGCGCAAGCGGCTGCCCAGGGCGGCGCCCCGGCGGCGCAGCCGGGGCAAGGGCGCACGGCGCCCCGCCCCGCCGCTGCGCAGGCGGCGGCACCGCAGCGGCGCCAGCGGCTGGATGCCGCGGCAGCCGAGCTGCGCGCAGCGGCGGCGCTGCTGGCGCCGCACCCCGCGCTTGTCTCGGCCGCGCGGGATCTGACCGCCCGCGCGGATGCGCTTGCGGGCGGCTCGTTCACGTTGGCGCTGTTCGGCGCGTTCAGCGCCGGGAAGTCCTCCTTCGCCAATGCACTGCTTGGCGAGTCGGTCCTGCCGGTGTCACCGCACCCGACAACGGCGGCGGTGAACCGGATTCTGGCACCGGCTGAAGGGAAATCCCATGGTACCGCAGCCGTGCGCATGAAGAGCCGCGATATGTGGTGGGAGGATCTGAAGTACTCCTTCAGCGTGTTGGGTCTCCAAGAACCGAATCCGGGGAATTGGCGAAGCGTGGCTGAAGAATTGAATCCGGCCGGTATTCACCCGGCCGGCTTGCCGCATTACGGGTTTCTGAAGGCCGCCGCCGCCGGCTTTGATGTGATGGAGTCCAAACTGGGTACGACAGAAACAGTAGAATTGGTGGAATATCGAGGCTATGTGGCGGACGAAACCAAATCCTGTTTTGTTGACGGGATTGATCTGTATTACAGCTGTCCGATGACAGAGCAAGGGATCGTGCTGGTGGATACGCCTGGAGCCGATTCTCTGCATGCTCGGCATACGGGCGTAACGTTTAATTATATTAAGAACGCGGATGCCATCGTATACGTAACGTATTACAACCACGCCTTCTCCAAAGCGGATCGGCAATTCCTGTCCCAGCTGGGCAGGGTTAAAGACAGTTTTGCTCTGGATAAAATGTTTTTTATCGTCAATGCCGCAGACCTTGCACAATCCGAAGAGGAGCTGGATGAGGTGGTGAAGCATGTTCGTACCAACTTGACATCCAGTGGGGTAGGCAGCCCGCATATCTTCCCTGTTTCCAGTCTGGCAGCGCTGGATAGTAAGCTCTATGGGGATGAAACAAAATTGAAGGAATCGGGGTTCCCTGTATTCGAAGGAGCGCTTAGTCGATTTGCGGTTGAAGAGTTGCCAAGGCTTTCAGAGCGCGCGGGTTATGATGAACTGGCTTCGGTGAGGGATCGAATCAGGGCATGGGCCGATATGGCAGCCCAGGATGAGACCACGCGTGAGCGTAAAATCGTGGAGATGGAAGAGGTTCATCAACAAGCCTTATCCCGCCTTGCGGCTTTGACGGAGATTAACATGTCCCGCGATATCGCGCAGGAAAGCAGCGAACTGTTGTTTCATGTACGGCAGCGGCTGGATTATGCCATGAACCGTTTCTTTCAGGAGTCGTTTAATCCTTCCGTGCTCCGGGAGGATGCAGGTCACCTGAAATCGGCCTTTGCGGCATGCGGACGTGATTTGATGCGGACGCTATCCTTGGAGCTGGATCAGGAGCTATGGGCAACAACGCTTCGATTAGAGATGGCCGGTCGCAAATTAACCGAAGAAGCAGCGCTTAAAGCAGCAGCGGATATCAACGGTATGGGCGAAGGCTTGTCTCTTGCTATCCGGCGGGATAAGGACTGGTCACCGCCGGAGCTGGAAGAAACGGAATTGCAAATACAGGGGGACTGGTTGTCCTTCTGGCCGACCTTTAAGAACCCGAAACATTTCTTTGAGGGCAGCGGAAGCTCCAAGCTTCGTGAAGCAGCAGAGCCGAAGGTGAAGGAAGCCGTGGCGAGTGTGGTGAGCATTCGGGAAGAGCAGCTGACGGACCACTATGTTCGGATGAGTGAGCGTTCATTGCAGCATCATGGATCGGTGTTGGAGGAACAGCTGAAGGAATCCATGGCTGCCATCCTCGGTTCGCTTCAGGACGGTCAATCTCCGTTGATGTGGAGTAAGCTGGCAGATGAGCTGGATGTTATGATTCAGGCAGCTCGGTAA
- a CDS encoding S-layer homology domain-containing protein: MVLRHSKHVHSKKVVSAVMAGLIAFGGGASIVSADEETANATTANVGQTAINGFSDVNAGYWGEKYIYQLAAQGIVTGNNGKFRPNDPVTQQEAVTMAIRFLSKQDQLSSGAATLPTNIKVNDYFTKYVELAFQQNLLDKQKESGYTDEKVIWGAQKASREWITEVLVRSIGRTAEANAANNKATGFADNAKISPDRLGYVNVAVELGLAKGVNGNKFDPQGAVTRAQLATFLSRAQAYITTNYENQYKGSIAAIENGKLELYADGKLNSFKLDNSTAYFTSDSEKRLQFSEINPYTQAVVVVNNGTAAYVEITDPTQQVERFDRTYARLSPDNLIWLDTGSTFEELSYDPSTVFLDQNGTKIDPKTLAAGSLLTIERETYSPQKKIVSIRVKSGLVNKTGAGIVQNVDTANKRVTLKDSTGYEDTYTWDDATVIRYQNQILAPAELKNGYTVNFSVRNSVIQSLEVTQSVDRTVQATLYSVEENGKTITYKRSGSTQLETKYLAEKPEIIMGGVAKPVLSDLLADAVSGDQVTLTINGEEKISKIEVTGRQIEQLDAATVVNYDAKTRWLTVKDANNLPRVIVLDDKTKLESSYGTTLDRVEPLLVSGRKVSVSLIGTRVLSLEVVYKVEGKISNINTSKRVISIVTASGKVEEISYYNSPVVEIFGRSGVTLADLRIGDEVSAQLSNNQDYLQSLKLKTSAQFEVVSTEPTRNRIRVKANGSTSDIYTEKTIFTGESGQAILLNDLRPGALVNITFQGLTPVAVAEVKLTLGEVTSADVSGNALTVKDYSGNSQTLGVSGGVKVVKNGSTASNLSTLTAGDRVEIRKDIQGVTIVQVLEKVERAFWQASNTEIQVKRKSINDNFRYALSDKVFVHQGDTTLSVQSLKENDNIVLYLNNGVVVEIVKQ; encoded by the coding sequence ATGGTACTTAGACACAGCAAACATGTTCATTCCAAAAAAGTGGTCTCCGCCGTCATGGCCGGACTTATAGCATTCGGAGGCGGGGCTTCGATCGTCTCGGCAGATGAAGAAACGGCAAATGCGACAACGGCAAATGTCGGCCAAACGGCCATTAACGGATTCAGTGACGTTAATGCCGGATATTGGGGAGAGAAGTATATTTATCAATTAGCAGCACAGGGGATCGTGACCGGAAATAACGGAAAGTTTCGTCCGAACGATCCAGTAACACAGCAGGAAGCTGTAACCATGGCGATCCGTTTCTTAAGCAAGCAGGATCAATTAAGCAGCGGCGCTGCGACATTACCGACAAATATTAAAGTGAATGATTATTTTACGAAGTATGTTGAACTGGCTTTTCAGCAAAACCTGCTCGACAAGCAAAAAGAATCCGGATATACGGATGAGAAAGTCATTTGGGGCGCGCAGAAAGCATCCCGGGAATGGATAACCGAAGTGCTTGTCCGTTCCATTGGACGTACCGCGGAAGCCAACGCAGCCAATAATAAAGCGACAGGCTTTGCGGATAACGCCAAGATATCCCCGGATCGTCTGGGTTATGTGAATGTAGCGGTTGAGCTTGGACTTGCAAAAGGCGTGAACGGCAACAAGTTCGATCCGCAAGGGGCCGTTACCCGTGCCCAGCTTGCAACGTTCCTTAGCCGGGCTCAAGCCTATATTACTACAAATTACGAGAACCAATACAAAGGCTCCATCGCTGCGATCGAGAACGGTAAGTTGGAGCTGTACGCCGATGGCAAGCTGAATTCATTCAAACTGGATAATTCCACAGCGTATTTCACCTCCGATTCGGAGAAGAGATTGCAATTCTCGGAGATCAATCCTTACACTCAAGCGGTGGTTGTCGTGAATAACGGAACGGCTGCTTACGTGGAAATTACGGATCCAACCCAGCAAGTGGAGCGGTTTGACCGCACGTATGCACGCTTATCGCCGGACAACCTCATTTGGCTGGATACAGGCAGCACCTTTGAAGAGCTGAGTTACGACCCAAGTACAGTGTTCCTGGATCAGAACGGTACGAAGATCGATCCAAAGACGCTTGCAGCCGGCAGTCTGCTTACGATTGAACGTGAAACATACAGCCCGCAGAAGAAAATCGTTTCAATCCGCGTAAAGAGCGGCTTGGTTAACAAAACGGGAGCAGGCATCGTTCAGAACGTGGATACGGCCAACAAAAGAGTAACCCTTAAGGATAGCACCGGTTATGAGGATACGTACACGTGGGATGATGCAACCGTTATTCGCTATCAGAATCAAATTTTGGCTCCGGCGGAGCTCAAGAATGGCTACACCGTGAACTTTTCGGTAAGAAACAGCGTTATTCAGTCGTTGGAAGTCACGCAAAGCGTCGATCGTACCGTGCAGGCGACTCTGTACTCTGTTGAAGAAAACGGAAAGACAATCACTTACAAGCGCAGTGGAAGTACACAGCTCGAAACGAAGTATTTGGCAGAGAAGCCGGAAATCATCATGGGTGGCGTGGCAAAACCGGTTCTGTCCGATTTGCTCGCTGACGCGGTATCCGGGGACCAAGTGACACTGACCATTAACGGTGAGGAAAAGATTTCGAAAATCGAAGTAACGGGGCGTCAAATTGAGCAGTTGGATGCCGCTACCGTCGTAAACTACGATGCCAAGACGAGGTGGCTGACTGTTAAGGATGCGAACAACCTGCCTCGTGTGATCGTTTTGGATGACAAGACAAAGCTGGAATCAAGCTACGGAACGACGCTGGATCGAGTGGAACCTTTGCTTGTCTCAGGACGCAAAGTAAGTGTCTCTCTGATCGGTACCCGCGTACTTTCATTGGAAGTGGTATATAAAGTTGAAGGTAAAATCAGCAACATTAACACATCCAAGAGAGTGATTTCGATTGTGACCGCTAGTGGAAAAGTGGAGGAAATCTCATACTACAATAGTCCGGTTGTGGAAATCTTCGGCAGATCAGGCGTAACCCTGGCGGATTTACGGATCGGTGACGAAGTGTCAGCCCAGCTGTCGAACAATCAGGATTACTTGCAGAGCTTAAAACTCAAAACTTCCGCCCAATTCGAGGTGGTATCTACGGAACCAACAAGGAATCGGATTCGAGTGAAAGCGAACGGTTCTACAAGCGATATATATACCGAAAAAACCATATTTACCGGTGAAAGCGGACAAGCAATTCTGCTCAATGACTTGCGTCCGGGAGCACTCGTTAATATAACGTTCCAAGGCTTAACGCCTGTCGCGGTTGCCGAAGTTAAATTGACGCTTGGCGAAGTGACAAGCGCAGATGTTTCCGGAAATGCACTGACCGTGAAGGATTATTCAGGCAACAGTCAGACGTTAGGCGTGAGCGGTGGGGTCAAAGTCGTTAAGAATGGTTCGACGGCTTCGAATTTAAGCACATTGACCGCTGGAGATCGCGTTGAGATTCGAAAAGATATTCAAGGCGTAACGATCGTGCAGGTTCTGGAGAAGGTTGAACGTGCATTCTGGCAGGCAAGCAATACGGAAATTCAAGTGAAGCGCAAATCGATTAACGATAATTTCCGGTATGCATTATCCGATAAAGTATTTGTTCATCAAGGTGACACTACTTTGTCCGTGCAATCCCTTAAGGAAAATGATAATATTGTACTGTACTTAAACAACGGTGTCGTTGTTGAGATCGTAAAACAGTAA
- a CDS encoding ABC transporter ATP-binding protein, which yields MNVLRQLQGFFWEKRSYLFLSMLCLAIATALGLVYPQLLKVLIDDAIKLENYGMVPQLALTVLGVVILKAFMQFLHGFFGGRLGNYLAYALRNACYEKLQFLSFRYYDTARTGDLMSRLTGDLEAIRMFIGFGFAQLLNLVLMVTFGSIMMFTISWQLTLVTLVAMPFLVVAALKFESKIHPAFQEMRLALSSLTTAVQENITGVRTVKSFAREPHEVEKFSERNERYKTNQIFASSLWARYFPMMELFANISVVILLAIGGGMVIQGSMTVGELAAFFTLIWYIIGPLWGIGFHINNYTQSKASGERVLELLNQPIDVEDRERAVDLVPNEVKGHVVFDNVTFAYGNKMAAVKDINLDARPGSVIGLLGGTGSGKSTIIQLLMHAYNVNQGSIKLDGMNINDIKIRSLRSQIATVFQETFLFSSSIRNNISYGMKDVSMEEIIRVAKLAKAHEFIMEMKDGYDTIVGERGMGLSGGQKQRIAIARALLKDPKILILDDATSAVDMETEHEIQSGFQEVMNGRTTFIIAHRISSLRHADEILVLDEGKVVQRGKHNDLIAVPGPYQDVYKIQYADLIAKQAQAGGTQGQVQA from the coding sequence ATGAATGTTCTCAGGCAACTGCAGGGCTTCTTTTGGGAGAAACGAAGTTATCTTTTTCTTTCCATGCTGTGTCTGGCGATTGCAACCGCTTTAGGACTTGTCTATCCGCAGCTGTTGAAGGTGCTGATTGACGATGCAATCAAGCTGGAGAATTACGGCATGGTACCGCAGCTGGCGCTCACTGTGCTGGGTGTGGTCATCCTTAAAGCTTTCATGCAGTTTTTGCACGGATTTTTTGGGGGGAGGCTGGGTAACTACCTGGCTTACGCGTTGCGAAACGCCTGCTATGAAAAATTGCAATTTTTATCGTTCCGTTACTATGACACGGCTCGGACCGGGGATTTGATGTCACGGCTGACAGGCGATTTGGAAGCCATCCGAATGTTTATCGGCTTCGGTTTCGCTCAGCTGCTCAATCTGGTATTGATGGTGACTTTCGGTTCCATCATGATGTTTACCATCAGCTGGCAATTGACGCTGGTAACTTTGGTAGCGATGCCATTTTTGGTTGTGGCAGCTCTAAAATTCGAATCCAAGATCCATCCGGCTTTCCAGGAAATGCGTCTGGCACTAAGCTCGCTGACGACTGCGGTTCAGGAGAATATTACGGGTGTTCGTACCGTTAAGTCTTTTGCTCGCGAGCCGCACGAAGTGGAGAAATTCTCTGAACGGAATGAGCGTTACAAAACCAACCAGATTTTTGCCTCTTCACTATGGGCACGGTACTTCCCGATGATGGAGCTCTTTGCGAATATCAGTGTCGTCATTTTGCTTGCCATCGGCGGAGGGATGGTTATCCAAGGCTCCATGACGGTAGGGGAACTAGCAGCTTTCTTTACTTTGATCTGGTACATAATCGGCCCGCTTTGGGGGATTGGATTTCACATTAATAACTACACGCAGTCCAAGGCATCGGGTGAACGGGTGCTGGAGCTGCTGAATCAGCCGATTGATGTTGAAGACCGTGAGCGTGCGGTAGATTTGGTGCCAAACGAGGTGAAGGGCCATGTCGTATTTGATAATGTCACCTTTGCTTACGGTAACAAGATGGCAGCAGTCAAAGATATTAATCTGGATGCTCGTCCCGGCTCGGTGATCGGTTTGCTTGGGGGAACGGGGTCCGGTAAATCGACCATTATTCAACTCTTGATGCATGCCTATAATGTGAATCAGGGCAGCATCAAACTAGACGGCATGAACATTAATGATATTAAGATCCGGAGTCTGCGCAGTCAGATTGCCACGGTCTTCCAGGAGACCTTCTTGTTCTCGTCCAGTATCCGCAACAATATTTCTTACGGCATGAAGGACGTTAGCATGGAAGAGATCATCCGTGTTGCCAAGCTGGCCAAAGCCCATGAGTTTATTATGGAAATGAAGGATGGTTACGATACCATTGTCGGTGAACGGGGGATGGGACTCTCTGGCGGACAGAAGCAGCGGATTGCGATTGCGCGTGCCCTTCTGAAAGATCCGAAAATCCTGATCCTGGATGATGCCACCAGTGCAGTGGATATGGAAACCGAGCATGAAATTCAGTCCGGCTTCCAGGAAGTCATGAACGGCAGAACGACTTTTATTATCGCTCACCGGATCTCTTCCTTGCGTCATGCGGATGAAATTCTCGTTCTGGATGAAGGGAAAGTCGTGCAGCGCGGCAAGCATAACGATTTGATTGCGGTGCCGGGGCCTTACCAGGATGTATACAAAATACAATATGCGGACCTTATTGCGAAGCAAGCTCAAGCAGGAGGTACGCAAGGGCAGGTGCAAGCATGA
- the nth gene encoding endonuclease III, with the protein MNAATVRHILDTMESMFPDAHCELNHSNAFELTIAVLLSAQCTDETVNKVTKDLFQKYKTPLDYVSVPIEELEQDIRRIGLYRNKAKHIQNLCRILIEQYGGEVPEAHDELVKLPGVGRKTANVVVSNAFGVPAIAVDTHVERVSKRLGLAAWKDSVLEVEKKLMKRVPREEWTLTHHRIIFFGRYHCKAQNPQCPVCPLLDVCREGKKRMKTLAVRKNKEQL; encoded by the coding sequence ATGAATGCGGCAACGGTACGGCATATTTTGGACACGATGGAGAGCATGTTTCCGGATGCACATTGCGAGCTGAATCACAGCAATGCGTTTGAGCTGACCATCGCCGTGCTGCTGTCCGCTCAGTGCACGGATGAAACGGTTAATAAGGTGACAAAGGATCTGTTTCAGAAATACAAAACGCCTTTGGATTATGTATCGGTACCGATCGAGGAACTTGAGCAGGATATCAGACGGATCGGATTATACCGGAATAAGGCCAAACATATTCAGAATTTGTGCAGGATTCTGATCGAACAGTATGGCGGTGAGGTGCCGGAGGCTCATGATGAGCTGGTTAAATTACCTGGGGTTGGACGAAAGACAGCTAATGTCGTCGTTTCCAATGCTTTTGGTGTGCCTGCCATCGCGGTTGACACGCATGTGGAGCGAGTTTCCAAGCGACTTGGACTGGCCGCCTGGAAAGATTCCGTGCTGGAAGTGGAGAAAAAGCTGATGAAGCGGGTACCGCGTGAAGAATGGACGCTGACCCATCATCGGATCATTTTTTTCGGACGGTATCACTGTAAGGCTCAAAATCCGCAATGCCCGGTATGTCCATTGCTGGATGTTTGCCGTGAAGGAAAGAAACGTATGAAAACCTTAGCAGTCAGGAAGAATAAGGAACAATTGTAA
- a CDS encoding GerMN domain-containing protein produces MNKKIWSAGLLAAVMLIGAGCGQKPGAAPDNTPGQVTPAPDDQTGQSNNGTSNGSGGSSTGSGSEVTTPEAKTESIKAYYTDPDMMELVEGTAEISYKEDQEKYEAAYQALQKSGNAEMIPLWDKIGLNSLKFENGALTLDVTVPDEANLGAGGESFAVDAIKKTFFQFEEVKSLQILVDGQQTESLMGHVDLENPMTR; encoded by the coding sequence TTGAATAAAAAAATATGGTCGGCTGGCCTACTGGCAGCCGTAATGCTGATTGGTGCTGGTTGTGGACAGAAACCCGGAGCGGCCCCGGACAATACGCCTGGGCAAGTAACGCCTGCACCTGATGATCAGACAGGACAGAGTAATAATGGAACGTCGAATGGATCAGGTGGATCGTCTACGGGCAGCGGCAGCGAAGTGACAACGCCGGAAGCGAAAACCGAGAGCATCAAAGCCTATTACACGGATCCTGATATGATGGAGCTGGTAGAAGGTACGGCAGAAATTTCGTATAAAGAAGATCAAGAAAAATACGAAGCGGCTTATCAAGCATTGCAGAAGAGTGGTAATGCCGAAATGATTCCTCTGTGGGACAAAATCGGGCTGAATTCCCTGAAATTTGAAAACGGGGCGTTGACACTCGATGTGACGGTCCCGGACGAAGCCAACCTGGGTGCAGGCGGAGAGTCGTTTGCTGTCGATGCGATCAAAAAAACTTTTTTCCAGTTTGAAGAAGTAAAATCACTTCAAATTCTGGTGGATGGTCAGCAGACCGAATCGTTAATGGGTCATGTCGATTTGGAAAATCCAATGACTCGGTAA